The DNA region CCTTGTACCTAGGTGAGGAAGAGGATAATTGATAATTAAGCCATTGTGAGTACAGTCATCCCGTAAGAAAGGAAACAATTTTTTGGTGAGGAACGAATCTTAGGGGTTTTTTTACATGTGTGGCTGTATTTTGCAGATAACATGGACAAGTTGAAGATGTTCTGCAAGCTTGCTAACGCCCAAGGCATCAAAGTTGTGGTACCTATTTATCCAATCATTTCTCATACTCTGGCTAATGCTCATACCTAGGCTGTCGAGGTTTCTTTTGTACATAAGTTCGACCAACGTGTGGATGTTGCATCCACTTTGATTATGGAAGTGTCGCCTTTGTCTCCAAGTCCAACAAAGAGGGGTCGGGATAAATACTAATCCCCCGGGAAGAGGGCTCTCCTAAGAGGACTAGTCTTTATGGGGATGATGCTTCAGGGAGATAACTCATATTTTGCAGATGCCTAGAGTTTTCTCGTCCCGATTTGTGTGTACCCCTAAAGAGGATACTACTACCGTGTCGATGTTTGACTTGTCCTTCATCCAAAATCTCTCTGAGGGGGAGAAGATGGAGCTTGTCTTTGAGGCCACCTACAACAAATACCAGGATGCATTTATGTTCTCCCTTATCGATGCTGGTAGAGGATACGTCATTGTTGTTAGCAATCCCTTCAAGGAAAATGACACTTTGAAAGGGAAATGTGAAGCTATGGAGTATAAGTGCTCTGCTCTCGAGAAGGATTTGGATGAGTTGCAGAAGAAGGTTAAGGTTGTTAACTCTTTTCAAGAGGATACAGATACCTATGGTTCTAATTCTGTCCTTGTTGTATGGATAACTGAGCTGGAGGCTATTTTGAAGTGGGGAAGAGGATCGTAAGACTCTTTGTCGGGAGGTCGAGGCTCATATCATGGCCTTGAAAACTCTTGATTGTGAGGTTATCGGTTTAAAGGTGACACTTAATGATTCCCTCCAACGAACTATGCAAGCCATGTTTGGGGTTCACGGTCAGACTGTGGAACAGGAGAAGAGGTTCTGCACCATTTCTCTAATTCTCGTGGAAGAGTCGAACCCCTTCCAAGATGCTCCTAAGGGGGTTCAAGATGGTGGTCGTGGTATCTCTGTCCGAGATGTTTCGGATTGACCTTCTTAGTTTTTTGCTTTGTATTGTTCTTATCCCTGTAATATTGTCCAGACCATTGTGCCTTGGATGTAATAATTAATATTTATACAAGTATTTTTACCTCAAGGATTTGTGCATTATTTAGCTTCAATTTCTGCACTTGTCTCCGTTTTATTTTTGTTTCTCTCGTGCAACTTTGATTGTAATTAAGTTGTTGTAACACTAGGGTTCACTTGGTATCCTTGTAATGAAAGGTTCATGGACCACCGGGCATAGCCGATGTTCACCATTGAGTTGAGAGTATGCACATTGGCATCTTCTAAGGGTTATCTGCTTAGGGTGTGGGAACCCTGATTGTCTGCCTTTAGGAGGAAAATATGTGCTTTTTACGACTAGGTACTTGATGTGCTCTTCATACTTTTTTGACAATGGTATTTGTGGTTTGCGGTTTAATGCATCGAAGGTTGTTAGCTACCATTATTGGTTGCTATATTTTTTCGTTGTATTTAGTGTTCACTAAAGTAGTGTAATTATTTGTGTGTTATATTGAGCGTGTTGTTTATGTTTCCCTCGGCGAGGCTCATAATCGACGAGACCGATGAGATGCATTTGTCTCTTTGTATTGCGCTCCATATTATAGAGGATCGTTCCATGGAAAAAGTTAGGATCTCCGTCCCTGCCTCTGAGGCTTAGCTCAGATCGAGGTGGAAGTCTTCGGGCTCCACCACCTACACCCTTGGATTGACTAGATCCAAAAGGGGGTGCTCCAACCATCATAAATGCATTTAAGCCGTATCAGATACACATAAATTCATGTAATCTATATCAGGTATGCAGAAGCGCGTGTAATCTTTGTCTACGCGAAAAATGTGTGTAAAAGAGAGATAGACAAGAAAGCATGCGGCAAAAGaaataatatataaatatttattttcatAATGAAGTAAATTTGTTATAGTGAGACAACATAATGAATAAATAAGTAAACCTTCAATTATAACACCTTTTTCGCTTTCTAAGGACCGATGATGTCGGGTGAGTGATCGGAGATAACCACCGATTAGAGGTGTCTTTGGGTAGACTCGGTTTCCTTGTTATCATAGCTCGGGAGTCGGTTTCTTGCATGTAGTCAGTGAGTCTCTGTAGTTTTGTTGGTTTGACCGTGCAGATTCAATAGTTTGACTACGTCGGACATGACGCCGGAGCTCAGAGGACGTTGCTTCTATGTTATCTCGCCAGAATCTGGCATCGGTGGAAACTGTAGCGACTATCGGGTGGTCTGTGGTTGTAGTTTATGTATCGCTCTTGTTGTTCGACCACATTTGTGCCTATGGGTCTCTGTTTCTTGATGCAATTCCCCGAAGTCATATGGAAGTGGAAGTTTTACTAGAAGAGCAACACGTGAATCAATTTCTCTCCTAACCTAAGTGATGGAAAAAAATGCAGCAGAAATGGCATGCGCGATCGGGAACAATTTTGCGATGGAACCTCGACCTTTCGGATCTGGCCTGAGGAGATCTTCGTTCAGCGGATTGAGATCATTTGGTACCTCTAGGAGAAACTCTAGTACTAGATCTACGTCGGTCATTAACTATGAACTCATAGTATCTTCGACTCGCCATAATGAGTATCACATTGGCGGCGGGAGATAGATGTGATGTTAGATCAAAAGATGAACCATGAATCTTTGGTCATGGTCTTCAAGGAAATTGCCTTCGTTCTCTGGTAATTTTAGTATAGATTTGGATTTGGATCTAGGATGTTTTCTTTTCTTACTTCGCGAAGTTCCTGAGGAAATCTGAGATCTGGAAATCCGATTAATCGTAGCCAAAACACTAACGGATCGGACCCAACACGACAAATTTCCTCGTTTAATTCTGAATTCTCTTGATCTGATGACCTGAGGAGGTTACAAATTGGTAAATTGGAGATTGGAATCATAGGAATCTGAAGTTGGTCTCCACAAACGGCGTCACTGTTCCATTCAAGAATAAAAAATTGATGCTGCTAATGAATTGAACCTCTTGAATCTGTGGTGTTGATCTCTATTGCGACGACACAAGATGAACCTGCATGGTTAGCACTCCAACATTCAAGTCAGTTCAAAATTCAAGATTAATATCATAAAAACTAGAGATCATAAATGTACCTTACTTCCTGAGTGGACTGATTTTGATACATTAGATGGAAGAAAATTTTACCTTATACCCCATCATTTATTCTCCTACCTCTACATTATATGTTTTTACTAAAATTCACTCATATAAGTAATTTattaaaagttaaaaaatattaataagttgactaccgaaactcttttgcaaagtcttccggtacacaaaataaaagttaaaacatatttaaaaaatGACTATCAAAACTTTTTTTGCAATCTTTTGGTACACAAAATAAAAGTTAATGTTAAAAACTGACTATCAAAACTCTTTTGCAAAGTTTACCGATACgtaaaataaaagttaaaaaatatttaaaaaattgactaccggaactcttttgcaaagtctttttatacacaaaataaaaattaaaaaatatttaaaaactgACTACCGATACACGAAATAAAAATCATGTTAAAAACTGACTATCGAAACTCTTTTACAAAATCTTCCAGTACGCAAAATATaagttaaaaaatatttaaaatattgACTATCGAAACTATTTTGCAAATTCTTCCGGAACACAAAATAAGagttaaaaaatatttgaaaactaactaccgaaactcttttgcaaagtctccTGATATACAAAATAAAAGTTAATGTTAAAAATTTATTATCGGAATTATTTTACAAATTCTTCCGATATGCAAAATAAAAgtcaaaaaatattttaaaaattgactaccgaaactcttttacaaagtcttccagaataaaataaaaatatttaaaatatttaaaaaataaaataataaattaatttaaaataaataagaatatattttttattttttttataaaatatagGGGTATAGAAATAAAAGTAGGGGTATGAGATTAAAAAAATGGAATAGAGTGAATTTGAGAAACTTTGAGACTATTTAGGCCTTATCCGGCCCAGAATAAAATTAAACGTGTAAAGTAGAGCTAACATATTCTCACCCTTATTGACAGACTTGCATCTCTCAAGACTAGCTTCTCCATTGATTAACTATTATGCTCATTATTCACATTATGAAATTACTAGTCAAAACCAAACTTAAGAAAATTCGAATGGTTGAATAGATGAGCAAAAGTTAAAGTGGTTCAAAGTTGAAAGAGATGTATTTGGTAATATTAGTATTCTTTTAATAACTTAAAAAATGCCAACCACCAAATAAATTGATGACATATCGTCTTACGGATTCAATGCAACACAATTGAACGTGTTGACCTgtgattctttttttttttaaatatcaatTTCTGTTTTCTAGatgattattattattgcttGGTCTACAAATAACCGTCAACTCTTTCAGAATAATTTCATTCTATGATTGGATTTAATTGTCTGTTTGGACAAGTGTTATATTGGGTTTTGAATGAAACTTTATAGATTCTATCAAATTTATTTTGAATAATTCTACTCTAAATATAAATTTtgatataaaatttattttaaatattttcaTGTAACACTTTATTTATCACTTTTGAGCAAATATATGTTAGGAGAAATTTGGAGGAAATTACACAAATCACTGTCATAAAGAAAATGGTCCAAGCCGCCAAATCCAAGAAGATTCAAAATACCAAACTATTTCTCATTTTGTTTGCTTTACTTTTCCATCTCCCATATTTATATATAAAATCCTAAAGGGAAGAAGAAACCAATTTGGCTCCAACATAATATccaaggaattgggaggaaaaAAATAAACAAACTTCTATCTCTTTGCTTTCTTCCAAACTAATTCATATACTTTGTATCTTCTCATCATTTTCTTCATGGACCATTCTCTCTTACCAAGCTTCCTCTACTCCTCGACGTCGTTGCCGCAGAAGAAGATCGTGGACGATGTCTCCACCTATCACCATGTTGCGGCGGAATCTTCCAAGTTTATGATTCCTTCTCCCAGCGAAACTGGGAAAAGGAACATAAAGATGTTCTCTCGTGATTACTATGTTGCTTGCGCCATTGGTGGAAGCATATGTTGTGGCTTCACTCACATGGCAGTCACACCTCTTGATCTTGTCAAATGTAACATGCAGGTTGGTCCCTTTTAATGAACACTTACTTAAGCTGTTTATCGAAACATGCGTAAAATTATATATTACAAATTTCAGATTGATCCTGCCAAGTACAAAAGCATCTCGTCTGGATTTGGAGTGATGCTAAAGGAACAAGGATTTAGAGGATTTTTCAGAGGATGGGCGCCTACGTTTATCGGTTACAGTGCACAAGGTGCTTTCAAATATGGATTCTATGAATATTTCAAGAAGTACTATTCAGATGTTGTTGGTCCAGAATATGCTACAAAGTACAAGACATTAATTTACCTTGCTGGAGCAGCATCTTCTGAGGTTATTGCTGATGTTGCACTTTGTCCATTTGAAGCTATTAAGGTTAGAGTTCAAACTCAACCCGGTTTCGCTAGAGGCCTTTCTGATGGCTTACCCAAATTGATCCGATCTGAAGGAGTATCAGggtatgtatgtatgtatgttgtTAATACAAATTTGATTATATTTCTTGATATGTATATACAATCTTAAAACGACAACTAAAAATGCACAATGATTTCAGGTTGTACAAGGGAGTTGTGCCACTTTGGGGAAGACAGGTTCCATGTAAGTTTCCTGCTAAGACTTTTTTGACAGATTCAGTTTTACTATTTTTTGTTGTTGATTCTGAACAAAGAAATAATGAATGAATATTGTTGTTTGTTGCAGATACAATGATGAAGTTTGCTTCTTATGAAAACATTGTTGAGATGATCTACAAGCATGCCATCCCCACACCAAAGGAAGATTGCACCAAAACCCTACAACTTGGTGTGAGTGTTGTGGGAGGATATTTAGCCGGAATATTGTGTGCAGTTGTGTCTCATCCCGCAGATAATCTTGTATCTTTCCTAAACAGTTCCAAAGGGGCGACCGCTGCTGACGTGAGTGCCGCATTCATTTTATTTTGATCTAAGATAAATATTTAATTCAGTTCACAAACTATCACACTTTCTTATTTTGTCCTTAGTTCATCAATTGTTATTGACTATAGTTTGCAATGCAGGCTGTAAAGAAGTTGGGATTATGGGGTATGTGTACGCGCGGTCTCCCTCTTCGAATTCTTATGGTGGGAACTCTAACCGGTGCTCAATGGGGAATTTATGATGCATTTAAAGTTTCTGTGGGACTGTAAGTTTTAACAATTATGCCTATTGGTTCTGGTTTTTGATATATTGATTGATTGGTTTATCTTAAGTTTTCAAATTTGATTGGATTACGGAACTGAAAATTGGTTTTCCTTTTAATCAGACCAACCACTGGTGGTGTTGCTCCTACTCCAGCTTCTACTTCTTAGCTTTGGAAAGGTGTAAAATGTCCAATGTAGCACCAAGATACAACACTTCAAAGAGAGCTTAACTAAATTAAGGATTGCAAAGGCTAATGGGAACTTTGTATTGAATAATTGGTTAGAATATTCTTTTATAGTTATAGCTTTCTATAGTTATGATTTGTAAGGTTTTGCAGAATTTATGTATATTGTGTAATAAGAGTCTGTGATAACTCAATTTTCTGTTACAGTAGTTGCATATATGATGGTATCTGAGTTATATCAATGAAAAAGAACATATATACAGACATTTATAACTCAGATACCATCATGGCTTTAAATCACAATCGCAGATTGGGAATGTTGAACTGAAAAAGAGGAATGAAATAAAGAAAGTAGTAATAGAATGCATAATCTGTAGAGTATATTGAAAATACAAAGGCTCATACTTTCAAACACTCTTTTAATATCAGATGAAATCTAACTACAGTCTTACTATTTTATGCTggatttatttttaaaatgtgAGATTCAAAAGAATTCTATCAAATAAAAGACAATGTTACAAAGTATTTAAAATAGAGTATTTCTAgcttctttttttttttttttaattgataaTCAGCTAATCAATTTAGTGTCTCTCTGTTTTTGTGGGgaagaaaaatgattttgaacTAATCATCAATTGATTTTGTTTAAAAGTAAATTGAAAGTAAATGTGAGGTTCTATTATATATTGCGCATGTAATAGTGTCAAATAGTTTGACGAAGACAACTCTTCAAATAGTTTGTGATGATGACATTCTATTAGAAAAAAACACATCTTAAGTATCATCTAATAAAATCTTTTAAGTTGTTGTAAGTGCTAGACAAAGATTAACCATGCAAATGAACTTGAAGATATGATGTTCGGATCTTGAAGTTATGAATTTGAAGATGTGAAAGTGTAAAAGTTCGTCCAATCTTACGATTAGCGTTCTATCTAATTCTGATCAGTTTATTGTAAAAGAAACAAGATTAAGTCTTGACATATTTAGGAAAAACACACACAATATTCTCAAATCTCCCATCTTTTTATAAAACTTCTTAAATTCAATATGGGCAAATGCTTAAACGATTAGGTAGCTTGCTTGATCATGAAGACAAAATACATTAGTTAATCGATTAACCTTTGCTTCTAATCGATTAAAACAAAGGGAAATGTCTCGAAATTAATTAAGAAGACTTTTAGTAGATTAAGTGAAATTGAAATTGGAATTTTCCTTTTTGAGCTAAGCTAATCAAATAATGCATGTTTTTGATCGATTAAATtattaaaaatgaaaatgattatttattttttgagCCATATTTTTTTCTATATATAATGAGGTTTCACCTCGTTTTAAAATACATTAGTTTTTAAATAGAAACTCTACTATCTTTCGTTCCCTTATTATTTTATATAATTCTTTTTCACTAGAGTTGTCTTTGTGACAAAAGGGTGAAAAGTTTTATTTGAGAGTTAGGATGAATTTGTTTATTCAAGAGCGTAGTTCTCTTGTGATCATTTTGTAATAGAATTGAAGGTTTCAAGATAAATATGTGGAAAAAAATGGTGAAGGTTATTGAGTTGAGCATGTGTAAAAGCTCTAATTTTTTATGAAAGTTTGTAGGGTTGATCATGTGCAAAAGTTCAAGTTGTTTTGTAAGGTTGTTTGGGTCAATCATGTGAAAAACATTTTTATAAACCACATCTCTCCTTGTGTTTGGAGTCCATTGGTCAACAAGTGGCATTAGAGTCTAACTTATGTTATCGACTCAAAAGGTAGGAATGACTTCAAATGATTCACTAAATAGAACTTCATCCTTCAATGGAGAATAGTATGCTTTGTGGAAATAAAATATGAGAATTTTATAGGAACGATGAACAATGATATCTTGACTTCTATAAAAAAATTGACATTTTGTTCTTACACATCTAGGTGATCGTGTTGCGGATACATAGATAGAGATATTTGGACCAAGGAAGATAAGAAAAAAGTGCAGAGCAGCTTGACAACAAAAATCATTATCACTATTGCTCTTGGCATTTGTGAGTTCTTGTGTGTTTCTCACTATGAATGTGGAGCACCTTTCAAGTTACCTATGAAGGTACTATTGAGATATAAAGAAATTGGATGAACACAATGACTCATGAGTGCGAACTTTTCAAAATGAAACCGGAAGAAAACATTCAGGACatgaaaaaatattttattcacATCATGGATAATATAATAACTCTAAgtaaaaaaaatttaaatgagAGTTTGGTTATAAAAGTTCTTAGATGCTTAAATCACAATTTGCAACCTAAAATCACTATGATTTATGAATATAGGGACTTGTCTTCTATAGTTTTGCCTACTTTATTTAATAAGTTGCAAAACACAAAATGGAATTAAAAAGGATAGCTGATGATGAAGAAGGCGACAAAAAGAAGAAGAAGTTATATTTCAAAGTCGAAGACTACAAAGAGTCAAACACTTGTGAATAATTGACATTGTTGTTCAGAAATTTCAAAAGATTCATAAAATATGATAAGCAGCTGGATTTTTAACATAAAAAATAAGGGAAATCTTTGTTCGTCCCGACATGTTCTCAATTC from Lathyrus oleraceus cultivar Zhongwan6 chromosome 1, CAAS_Psat_ZW6_1.0, whole genome shotgun sequence includes:
- the LOC127126423 gene encoding mitochondrial phosphate carrier protein 3, mitochondrial, which codes for MDHSLLPSFLYSSTSLPQKKIVDDVSTYHHVAAESSKFMIPSPSETGKRNIKMFSRDYYVACAIGGSICCGFTHMAVTPLDLVKCNMQIDPAKYKSISSGFGVMLKEQGFRGFFRGWAPTFIGYSAQGAFKYGFYEYFKKYYSDVVGPEYATKYKTLIYLAGAASSEVIADVALCPFEAIKVRVQTQPGFARGLSDGLPKLIRSEGVSGLYKGVVPLWGRQVPYTMMKFASYENIVEMIYKHAIPTPKEDCTKTLQLGVSVVGGYLAGILCAVVSHPADNLVSFLNSSKGATAADAVKKLGLWGMCTRGLPLRILMVGTLTGAQWGIYDAFKVSVGLPTTGGVAPTPASTS